From Halorussus lipolyticus:
CCGCACCAACAGGTCCAACTGATGGGTGCAGTAGACTAGTTCTGCTGACTCGATTTGGTCGCGCCGCCGGTCGGTCCACCGGTCGAGTCGGTCCGAGTCGAGTCCCTCGTCCTCGACTGCACCCCCGACCATCTCCACGATGCAGTCGAGGAAGTAGGCCTCGTCGGCGGGATACCCGTCCTCGCGGGGCCGGACCACCCAATCGGACCCGCCGACAGCGAGGACCGCGCCCTCCTCGGGGGCCAGCGAGAGGAGGTGCCGACCCGCCCTGCTGTCGCCCCCGGCGTCGATGTGGTCGTGGAAGGCCGACACGACGCGCTCCTCGAACGCCGAATCCGGCCCCGAGTCGGCACCGCCGCCGCCGGACTCGAAAATCGTCCCGCCGTCGAACGTAATCGGGCAGTAAATCACCCCGCCGGGGGCGAGAACCCCCCGGAACGCCGCCAGCGCGTCGGCGGGGTCCACGAGGTCCACGAAGGCGTGAGCCACCACGAGGTCGAACTCGCGGCCGGTTTCCGCGAGGAAGTCGAAGGCGTCCCCGGTCCGAAACTCGACTTCGACCCGGCGTCGTCCTCGACCGACCAGAAATCGGTTACCCGCGTGCCGGTCGCCCGCGCGCCGGACCGCGTACCCGCGCGGGGCGGCCCACGCGGGCAGGCGCTCGCGGGCGGCCGAGACGTTCTCCTCTCTGAGGTCGAGGACGGTGTAGCGAACTCGGTCGGGAAGCCACGGCCGGGAGAGAAATCTGGTCAGGGTCGCGCCGATGCCCGCGCCGACTTCGAGGACGCGCAGGTCGTCGCAGTCGGGGCGTCTGGCGCGCTCTCGGAGTTCGTCGGCGAGTCGGGCCTCGACGCGCTGGTTCAGTGCGCGGTCGTCCACGGTCCGCTTGGCCGAGAGGTAGCGCTGGAAGTTCACGCCGGGGCCTCCTCGGGGGCGGATTTTCGGGCGAC
This genomic window contains:
- a CDS encoding class I SAM-dependent methyltransferase; this translates as MNFQRYLSAKRTVDDRALNQRVEARLADELRERARRPDCDDLRVLEVGAGIGATLTRFLSRPWLPDRVRYTVLDLREENVSAARERLPAWAAPRGYAVRRAGDRHAGNRFLVGRGRRRVEVEFRTGDAFDFLAETGREFDLVVAHAFVDLVDPADALAAFRGVLAPGGVIYCPITFDGGTIFESGGGGADSGPDSAFEERVVSAFHDHIDAGGDSRAGRHLLSLAPEEGAVLAVGGSDWVVRPREDGYPADEAYFLDCIVEMVGGAVEDEGLDSDRLDRWTDRRRDQIESAELVYCTHQLDLLVR